In one window of Gossypium arboreum isolate Shixiya-1 chromosome 4, ASM2569848v2, whole genome shotgun sequence DNA:
- the LOC108456063 gene encoding guanosine nucleotide diphosphate dissociation inhibitor At5g09550-like → MDEEYDVIVLGTGLKECILSGLLSVDGLKVLHMDRNDYYGGESTSLNLTQLWKHFKGEDKPPEQLGASRDYNVDMVPKFMMANGSLVRILIHTDVTKYLNFKAVDGSFVYNKSKIYKVPATDVEALKSPLMGLFEKRRARKFFIYVQDYDENDPKSHEGLDLTKVTAKELISKYGLEDDTIDFIGHALALYSSDNYLDQPALDFVKRMKLYAESLARFQGGSPYIYPLYGLGELPQAFARLSAVYGGTYMLNKPECKIEYGDDGKVIGVTSEGETAKCKKVVCDPSYLPDKVKKVGKVARAVCIMSHPIPDTNDSHSAQVIVPQKQLGRKSDMYLFCCSYAHNVAPKGKFIAFVSTEAETDDPKVELEPGIKLLGPVDEIFYDNYDRYEPTNDHTADNCFISASYDPTTHFETTVNDVIQMYTKITGKALDLSVDLSAASATEE, encoded by the exons ATGGATGAAGAGTATGATGTTATAGTCCTAGGGACAGGTCTTAAGGAATGCATTCTCAGTGGTCTTCTCTCCGTTGATGGACTCAAA GTATTGCACATGGACAGAAATGACTATTATGGTGGCGAATCGACTTCTCTTAATCTTACGCAG CTTTGGAAACATTTCAAAGGTGAAGACAAGCCTCCAGAGCAGCTAGGTGCAAGCAGAGACTATAATGTTGACATGGTTCCAAAG TTCATGATGGCCAATGGCAGTCTGGTTCGTATTCTCATTCACACTGATGTTACCAAGTATCTTAACTTCAAGGCTGTGGATGGTAGTTTCGTGTACAACAAATCAAAA ATTTACAAAGTTCCGGCGACCGATGTTGAAGCACTGAAATCACCATTGATGGGGCTATTTGAGAAGCGCCGTGCCAGAAAGTTCTTCATTTATGTCCAAGACTATGACGAAAACGATCCAAAATCTCATGAAGGACTTGACTTGACTAAAGTAACAGCGAAAGAACTTATCTC AAAGTATGGGCTAGAAGATGATACAATTGACTTCATTGGTCATGCCTTGGCACTTTACAGCAGTGATAATTACTTAGATCAACCAGCTTTGGATTTTGTTAAGAGAATGAAG CTCTATGCAGAGTCTTTGGCACGGTTTCAAGGAGGATCCCCTTATATCTATCCACTATATGGACTTGGAGAATTGCCTCAG GCATTTGCGCGTTTAAGTGCAGTTTACGGCGGTACTTACATGCTCAACAAGCCTGAATGTAAG ATAGAATACGGTGATGATGGGAAAGTTATTGGCGTAACTTCTGAAGGTGAAACTGCTAAGTGCAAGAAAGTCGTTTGCGATCCATCTTATTTGCCTGATAAG GTTAAGAAGGTCGGAAAAGTTGCGCGTGCTGTTTGCATAATGAGCCACCCTATTCCAGATACCAATGATTCTCACTCAGCTCAGGTTATTGTGCCTCAGAAGCAACTTGGTCGTAAATCAGACAT GTACCTTTTTTGTTGCTCATATGCACATAATGTGGCTCCCAAGGGAAAATTCATTGCTTTTGTTTCAACAGAAGCCGAGACTGACGACCCCAAGGTAGAGTTGGAGCCCGGAATTAAGCTACTTGGACCTGTAGATGAGATATTCTACGACAATTATGACAGATATGAGCCGACTAATGACCATACAGCCGATAACTGCTTCATATCTGCT AGTTATGACCCAACGACACACTTCGAAACCACTGTGAATGATGTGATCCAGATGTATACTAAGATTACTGGAAAA GCTCTTGATTTATCAGTGGACCTGAGCGCTGCAAGTGCCACCGAAGAATGA
- the LOC108454497 gene encoding probable ubiquitin-like-specific protease 2A: MIIFVLILFGELKSGVRMSWSASQQRKRLDVFDFAAADERVERESAEILGRFKNPKRCRKPPSPLDKYKFLQRFAGRNEVSNSPIDLEVEDCKRTKQTESSNEPIELDSEVTEPQFLQSHKTWERGKIDGPIDVDVEEVQVTKTAPKASRYKDKDVNASVTGPLCTFPAHRPVNMRDEIPDLDNSLQSFSSNDENEQIGIISNDNGLIEMNSSSAFASSHVEFGDSPGEQVSANGSDVHEIEKEDVEIIISPDFIMYRGMYCTEGQLTFSKTFLKFEDFSVNGTKTKISFVWAVGDIISIDAEWCQRVETAIMNFVLQSKNSKRAENANEISVIESLKFSVYDPCWSERQDSIKSLSVRYRDVWNTLSDKNEENALMRQNGRSSSKPYFSDFHEHFEEVIYPKGDPDAISISKRDVELLCPETFINDTIIDFYIKYLKNKIQPEEQHRFHFFNSFFFRKLADLDKGLSDECQAKSAFQRVHKWTRKVDIFEKDYIFIPVNYSLHWSLIVICHPGEVAKLKDDATENLLKVPCILHMDSIRGSHRGLKNLFQSYLSEEWKQRHREAADDVPSKFLNLQFVPLELPQQENSFDCGLFLLHYVECFLLQAPINFSPSKTTGSSNFLNVNWFPPAEASLKRCHIKKLIYEILEEQSCSSPLVEGIYKYSSSVLPLHSEQDSGVKSIDQIGSSAETCHDHSLNSNGLILSAASPTTVLEGRKDSELEIFDCYEVGILGGSLGNYTHGQRNAMSPIEEIEETSEEIAADSPIDLDGEASGLVTEPRLFIRCPSKDVSVLSTSWNQHMPLDVEDSDFNKLSDSPDSSEIRLDDDDQVSNHGGVTNKTISSATSNEGYSDCIIEDSQEHDDIASTCSSLYFDRDISALSHQEVDPTTKFDLKENLIPMTKGDEEPVTEVPKA; the protein is encoded by the exons ATGATCATTTTTGTATTGATTTTATTTGGTGAGTTGAAGAGCGGGGTGAGAATGAGTTGGAGTGCGAGTCAGCAGCGCAAGCGGTTAGACGTGTTTGATTTTGCCGCCGCCGACGAGAGAGTTGAGAGGGAATCTGCAGAGATACTCGGAAGGTTTAAGAACCCTAAAAGATGCCGCAAGCCACCTTCTCCTCTCGACAAATATAAGTTTCTTCAACGCT TTGCTGGGAGAAATGAAGTTAGCAACAGTCCAATTGATCTTGAAGTTGAAG ATTGCAAGAGGACTAAGCAAACGGAAAGTAGCAATGAACCGATCGAACTAGATTCTGAAGTTACAGAACCTCAAT TTTTGCAAAGTCACAAGACTTGGGAAAGGGGAAAGATTGATGGACCGATTGATGTTGATGTTGAAG AAGTGCAAGTGACCAAGACTGCACCGAAGGCCAGTAGATATAAAGACAAAGACGTTAATGCTAGTGTTACAGGTCCGCTATGCACATTTCCTGCACACCGTCCTGTGAACATGAGAGATGAGATTCCTGACTTGGATAACTCTTTGCAGTCTTTTTCTTCTAATGATGAG AATGAGCAAATTGGTATAATTTCAAATGACAATGGCTTGATTGAAATGAATTCTTCATCAGCATTTGCCTCTTCTCATGTAGAGTTTGGAG ATTCTCCTGGGGAGCAAGTTTCGGCTAATGGTTCTGATGTACATGAAATT GAAAAGGAAGATGTGGAAATTATCATTTCGCCTGATTTTATAATGTATAGGGGTATGTATTGCACAGAGGGTCAGTTAACTTTTTCAAAAACCTTCCTCAAGTTTGAGGACTTTAGTGTAAATGGGACCAAGACAAAAATTAGTTTTGTATGGGCTGTGGGTGATATCATCAGTATTGATGCAGAATGGTGTCAAAGG GTTGAAACAGCCATTATGAATTTTGTTCTACAATCAAAGAATTCTAAGAGAGCTGAAAATGCAAATGAAATTTCAG TCATTGAGTCATTGAAGTTTTCAGTATATGATCCTTGTTGGTCTGAAAGGCAGGACTCAATCAAATCATTGAGTGTGAGATACAGGGATGTATGGAACACTCTTTCTGA CAAAAATGAAGAGAATGCCTTGATGAGGCAGAATGGCAGGTCTTCTTCAAAGCCATATTTTTCTGA TTTTCATGAACATTTTGAAGAAGTTATCTATCCGAAAGGTGATCCTGATGCTATTTCAATTAGCAAGAGAGATGTTGAACTTCTTTGCCCAGAAACATTCATCAATGATACTATCATTGACTTCTATATTAA ATATTTGAAGAATAAAATTCAACCCGAGGAGCAACATAGGTTCCACTTTTTCAATAGCTTTTTCTTTCGGAAGCTTGCTGATCTGGATAAAGGTTTATCTGATGAATGTCAAGCCAAATCAGCATTTCAACGTGTTCATAAATGGACGAGGAAGGTGGATATCTTTGAAAAGGATTACATTTTCATTCCTGTAAATTACAG TCTTCATTGGAGTTTGATTGTCATCTGTCATCCTGGTGAAGTGGCTAAACTCAAAG ATGATGCAACTGAAAATTTACTTAAAGTGCCTTGCATCTTGCACATGGATTCAATTAGAGGAAGTCATAGGGGCCTTAAAAACCTTTTCCAGAG TTACTTATCTGAAGAGTGGAAACAGAGGCATAGAGAGGCAGCAGATGATGttccttcaaaatttttaaatttacagTTTGTCCCACTAGAG CTGCCACAACAGGAAAATTCATTTGACTGTGGCCTCTTTTTGCTGCATTATGTGGAATGCTTTCTTCTTCAAGCACCTATCAATTTCTCCCCTTCTAAGACAACAGGATCCTCCAACTTT CTTAATGTGAATTGGTTTCCACCTGCTGAGGCTTCTTTGAAACGTTGTCATATCAAGAAGTTAATCTATGAAATCCTGGAAGAACAATCCTGTAGTTCCCCGTTAGTTGAAGGCATCTATAAATACTCTTCCTCCGTCTTACCCCTCCATAGTGAGCAAGATTCTGGAGTAAAGTCCATTGACCAGATTGGCAGTTCAGCAGAAACATGTCATGATCATTCCTTAAATTCTAACGGTTTGATACTCTCTGCTGCATCCCCTACAACAGTTCTAGAAGGCCGGAAAGACTCGGAATTAGAGATTTTTGATTGTTATGAGGTGGGAATTCTCGGGGGATCGCTTGGAAACTATACACATGGTCAAAGAAATGCTATGTCACCTATAGAG GAAATAGAAGAGACAAGTGAAGAAATTGCTGCTGATTCTCCCATAGATCTTGATGGTGAAGCTTCTGGATTGGTAACTGAACCTCGCTTATTCATACGGTGTCCTAGCAAAGACGTTAGTGTATTAAGTACATCATGGAACCAACATATGCCATTGGATGTCGAGGATTCAGATTTTAACAAGTTGAGTGATTCTCCAGATTCATCAGAGATAAGGCTAGACGATGATGACCAGGTATCGAACCATGGAGGGGTAACTAATAAAACTATATCGTCCGCAACCTCAAATGAAGGTTACTCTGATTGTATTATTGAAGATTCTCAGGAGCACGATGACATTGCGAGTACATGTTCCTCTTTGTACTTTGATAGGGACATTTCAGCTCTATCCCATCAAGAAGTAGACCCGACTACGAAATTTGATCTTAAAGAAAATTTGATCCCGATGACCAAAGGTGATGAAGAGCCAGTCACAGAGGTTCCCAAGGCATAA
- the LOC108457051 gene encoding protein EXECUTER 1, chloroplastic-like, which translates to MASIPSSPKPPNLTFPSPHFPSFKTPFVYPLSTSRRFPHSTLCRCSNDSSDGNSGNWRWDSAIQGVFKNAVKRFYSYMNPFRKSPTGDGDKVNDDVSDKQRVEDCDWDWDRWKKHFEQVDEQERLLSLLRSQLNEAVLSEDYEDAARLKVAIAAASRNDTVGRVISHLNRAVMEERFLDAVFLRDNAGAGLVGWWAGLPNDTKDPYGLIIRITAEHGRYVARSFSPRQLATASVGIPLFEIFLTVNKKGEYKQQAVYLKRRSVFQDTSMSPKTSGTTSHLGLSDSVEEKNDLFVLGTEDGVDEEDDDEDDDADESEGLTGFQNILQDVVPGAKVKVVKVTSPGKVDQDFVSKVIEQIIDEDDEEKDADIESIEVDDEIKSDNDQERDKIEMDADNGVIDSDRQSEIAVKVVVGGLVQKLSGNVPAIESLRVPAKLVKKGHLAFSFSIEKDVSQQDTSLKAKGLIDRKAKVQGQRTADEIMIDLAKFIGREKIPLKVLKDVGELINLTLSQVKNRQPLSGSTTFHRIEIAASPDPLNGLYIGTHGLYTSEVIHLKRKFGQWQGDSGTKEPSDLEFYEYVEAVKLTGDPYVPAGQVAFRARVGKRYQLPHNGLIPEEFGVVARYKGQGRLAEPGFRNPRWVDGELVILDGKYIKGGPVVGFVYWAPEYHFLVFFNRLRLQL; encoded by the exons ATGGCTTCAATTCCATCATCTCCGAAGCCTCCCAATCTCACTTTCCCCAGCCCCCATTTTCCTTCTTTTAAAACACCCTTCGTTTACCCTCTTTCTACCTCCAGGAGGTTCCCTCATTCCACCCTTTGCCGTTGTTCCAACGATTCTTCCGATGGTAATTCCGGTAACTGGCGGTGGGACTCCGCTATTCAAGGCGTTTTCAAGAATGCCGTCAAGAGATTTTATTCCTACATGAACCCTTTTCGGAAAAGCCCAACCGGGGATGGTGATAAGGTGAACGACGACGTTTCGGATAAGCAACGAGTGGAGGATTGTGATTGGGATTGGGATCGGTGGAAAAAGCATTTCGAACAAGTCGATGAACAAGAACGCCTCTTATCCCTTTTAAGG tCGCAATTAAATGAAGCTGTACTTAGTGAAGATTATGAGGATGCTGCTAGGTTAAAGGTTGCAATTGCGGCTGCTTCTAGAAATGACACTGTTGGCAGAGTTATATCACATTTAAAT AGAGCAGTAATGGAAGAACGTTTCCTGGATGCTGTATTTTTAAGGGATAATGCTGGTGCTGGATTA GTTGGATGGTGGGCTGGTCTTCCGAATGATACCAAAGATCCGTATGGTCTAATTATACGGATAACTGCCGAACACGGTAGATATGTTGCCAGGAGTTTTAGTCCTAG GCAGCTCGCTACTGCGTCAGTTGGTATTCCTTTGTTTGAGATCTTTCTTACTGTAAATAAGAAAGGTGAATACAAACAGCAG GCTGTGTACTTGAAAAGGAGGAGTGTTTTCCAAGATACTTCAATGTCACCAAAAACATCTGGAACCACCAGCCACTTGGGTCTATCAGACTCCGTTGAAGAGAAAAACGATCTTTTTGTTCTTGGCACTGAAGATGGTGTTGATGAGGAAgatgatgatgaagatgatgatgcagaTGAGAGTGAGGGACTaactggttttcaaaatatattgcaagatgTGGTTCCTGGTGCAAAGGTCAAGGTCGTGAAGGTCACTTCACCTGGGAAAGTAGACCAAGATTTTGTATCCAAGGTGATTGAGCAGATAATAGATGAAGACGATGAAGAAAAAGATGCTGATATAGAAAGCATAGAAGTGGATGATGAAATTAAGAGTGATAATGACCAAGAGAGAGATAAAATTGAGATGGATGCGGATAATGGAGTTATTGATAGTGATAGGCAAAGTGAAATTGCAGTTAAAGTTGTTGTTGGTGGTCTTGTACAAAAGCTTTCTGGCAATGTTCCTGCAATTGAATCACTTAGAGTGCCTGCTAAGTTAGTGAAAAAGGGGCACCTAGCATTTTCATTTTCTATAGAAAAGGACGTAAGTCAACAAGATACTAGTCTCAAGGCAAAGGGTTTGATAGATAGAAAAGCAAAGGTTCAAGGTCAACGCACCGCAGATGAAATAATGATTGATCTTGCTAAATTTATCGGCAGAGAGAAGATACCTTTGAAG GTACTCAAAGATGTTGGTGAATTGATAAATCTTACTCTCAGTCAAGTTAAAAATCGTCAACCACTATCTGGTTCTACAACTTTCCATCGCATTGAGATTGCAGCATCACCGGATCCCCTAAATG GATTATATATTGGTACACATGGGCTTTACACGTCAGAAGTCATTCATCTTAAACGCAAATTTGGTCAGTGGCAAGGGGATAGTGGGACTAAGGAGCCTTCGGATCTTGAGTTTTATGAATATGTGGAAGCTGTAAAATTAACTGGAGATCCTTATGTACCTGCAGGCCAG GTGGCGTTTCGAGCCAGAGTTGGTAAAAGATATCAACTCCCACATAATGGGCTAATTCCTGAAGAATTTGGAGTG GTTGCTCGATATAAAGGACAGGGTAGGCTTGCTGAACCAGGCTTTCGAAATCCTCGATGGGTTGACGGCGAGCTTGTTATTCTTGACGGGAAG TACATCAAAGGAGGGCCGGTTGTTGGATTTGTATATTGGGCCCCTGAATATCACTTCTTGGTGTTCTTCAATCGACTAAGGCTTCAACTATAA